The following proteins come from a genomic window of Kitasatospora sp. NBC_01246:
- a CDS encoding serine/threonine protein kinase, with product MSGILVHLPAGNGDDAVTLRLGPGERARFGRGSAGTPVELRLGDETVSRLAGEIHATDDHWQLSNLSSTHAYLVENPEGAGEYLRVPPRRIGAPIPFEFARVVLPSRRETPLSFQVFAPDHVYLDPHARGGGSWESRTMTAYSLDETATYFLVLVALCEPWLRDRSPAAVPTTPQVVARLRGHPACARLTARAVSSHLDYLADEKLRVDLPDDTARSDRRSGKREAVVGVALKFGIVREEHLGLLPRPETAEPAR from the coding sequence GTGAGCGGGATTCTCGTCCACCTGCCGGCGGGGAACGGCGACGACGCGGTGACCCTGCGGCTCGGTCCGGGAGAGCGGGCGCGCTTCGGCCGCGGCTCCGCCGGCACGCCGGTGGAGCTCCGGCTCGGCGACGAGACGGTCTCCCGGCTCGCCGGTGAGATCCACGCGACCGACGACCACTGGCAGTTGAGCAACCTCAGCAGCACCCACGCCTACCTGGTGGAGAACCCGGAGGGCGCCGGCGAGTACCTGCGGGTGCCGCCGCGGCGGATCGGCGCACCGATCCCGTTCGAGTTCGCCCGGGTGGTGCTGCCCTCGCGGCGTGAGACCCCGCTGTCCTTCCAGGTGTTCGCGCCCGACCACGTCTACCTGGACCCGCACGCCCGCGGCGGCGGCTCCTGGGAGAGCCGCACCATGACGGCGTACTCGCTGGACGAGACCGCCACCTACTTCCTGGTGCTGGTCGCGCTCTGCGAACCGTGGCTTCGCGACCGCTCCCCCGCGGCCGTGCCCACCACCCCCCAGGTGGTCGCCCGGCTGCGCGGCCACCCGGCCTGCGCCCGGCTCACCGCCCGCGCGGTCAGCTCGCACCTGGACTACCTCGCCGACGAGAAGCTCCGCGTCGACCTGCCCGACGACACCGCCCGCTCGGACCGCCGCAGCGGCAAGCGCGAGGCCGTCGTCGGCGTCGCCCTGAAGTTCGGCATCGTTCGCGAGGAGCACCTCGGGCTCCTGCCGCGCCCCGAGACCGCCGAGCCGGCACGCTAG
- a CDS encoding amino acid adenylation domain-containing protein, whose protein sequence is MTPALFGQVRAVALDHPTRPAVSDRTTTLTFAELALAAEALGRRLVARGAGPGDRVGVMVERGVDLVVALLGVSAAGAAYVPLDPGYPVERRRTVVEDADLALLVTDGGGREFDVRAVEVTPRRAEPGLAEIVLPSPSPQDPAYVIHTSGSTGRPKGVVVTHANVAALFDALDTAYGSPFDDTFLAVTSVAFDIAVMELLWPLTRGGATIVSPARMVDRLDSPGDDGLPSLVRRFRPTLFQATPSLLSAIASSEEALLSLRHLRALHVGGEVLPVGLAQRLVTALPGVRVHNMYGPTEATVWATTHEVTPEEARSTAIPIGRPLRHASVRVVGDDGSAVAPGEVGELWVGGPCVAAGYFRLPEQTGERFVEEAGAVPRRWYRTGDRARTRPDGALEFVGRFDRQVKISGVRIELDEIESVLSAAPDVRAAAVVAKQGADGRHRLVAYVLTHAEPVTPGGSADG, encoded by the coding sequence GTGACGCCCGCCCTGTTCGGCCAGGTCAGGGCGGTGGCGCTGGACCATCCGACGAGGCCCGCCGTGTCCGACCGGACGACCACGCTCACCTTCGCGGAACTGGCGCTGGCGGCCGAGGCCCTGGGACGGCGGCTCGTCGCCCGGGGGGCCGGGCCGGGCGACCGGGTCGGCGTCATGGTCGAGCGGGGCGTCGACCTGGTGGTGGCCCTGCTCGGCGTGTCCGCCGCCGGGGCCGCCTACGTCCCCCTCGATCCGGGCTATCCGGTCGAGCGCCGGCGGACCGTCGTCGAGGACGCCGACCTCGCGCTCCTCGTCACGGACGGCGGGGGGCGGGAGTTCGACGTCCGCGCGGTGGAGGTCACGCCGCGCCGGGCCGAACCGGGCCTCGCCGAGATCGTGCTGCCCTCGCCCTCCCCCCAGGACCCCGCCTACGTCATCCACACGTCCGGGTCCACCGGTCGGCCCAAGGGCGTCGTGGTCACCCACGCCAACGTGGCCGCGCTGTTCGACGCGCTCGACACGGCCTACGGCAGCCCGTTCGACGACACGTTCCTCGCCGTGACGAGTGTCGCGTTCGACATCGCGGTCATGGAGCTGCTCTGGCCGCTCACCCGCGGCGGAGCCACCATCGTGAGCCCGGCCAGGATGGTGGACCGGCTCGACTCGCCCGGTGACGACGGTCTGCCGAGCCTGGTGCGGCGCTTTCGGCCGACGCTGTTCCAGGCGACCCCCTCGCTCCTTTCGGCGATCGCGTCGTCCGAGGAGGCCCTGCTGTCCCTGCGGCACCTGCGCGCGCTCCACGTCGGCGGTGAGGTGCTCCCGGTGGGACTCGCCCAGCGCCTGGTGACCGCCCTCCCGGGCGTCCGGGTCCACAACATGTACGGCCCGACGGAGGCGACGGTCTGGGCCACCACGCACGAGGTGACACCGGAGGAGGCCCGGTCCACCGCGATCCCGATCGGGCGGCCCCTGCGCCACGCGTCCGTCCGGGTCGTCGGCGACGACGGCTCCGCGGTGGCACCGGGCGAGGTCGGCGAACTGTGGGTCGGCGGTCCCTGCGTCGCCGCGGGCTACTTCCGCCTGCCGGAGCAGACCGGGGAGCGGTTCGTCGAGGAGGCCGGTGCCGTGCCGCGGCGGTGGTACCGGACCGGCGACAGGGCGCGGACCCGACCGGACGGCGCGCTCGAATTCGTCGGCCGGTTCGACCGGCAGGTCAAGATCTCGGGCGTCCGGATCGAACTCGACGAGATCGAGTCGGTGCTGTCCGCCGCACCGGACGTACGGGCGGCCGCCGTCGTCGCGAAGCAAGGAGCGGACGGGAGGCACCGGCTCGTCGCCTACGTCCTGACCCACGCCGAGCCGGTCACGCCGGGCGGGTCCGCCGACGGGTAG
- a CDS encoding alpha/beta fold hydrolase, translated as MSERTGRDTTADVTARLRAHLGAALPPEAVPTRFVFVDTLPVLPNGKTDRAALERLAAETASAPSSPETGAAPGGEPAGDEPPGGEPVGDLDFLLRLFTAELARADLDPDEDLTHLGVTSLLLTTACAAWTDRTGRRVDGHRLRRNPTVRNILAFSAPTGADREHDEVVVEDHRFEVPVDHDDPAGPSIELFARTVVRRAAVDRDLPYLLFLQGGPGGQCPDPRTRIPAWLDAALDRYRVVLLDQRGGGRSSPVTAATIAGMTPAEALERLRCYRADAVVRDAEFLRERVLRVPAWTLFGESYGGSIALTYLSHSPECVDRVFISSGLLGPVSTAEDLLRDTLVMSRRKNAEYYRRYPGDAGLVDRIVDHLGDHEVLLPTGERLSPERFRFLGLKFGFAGGMAAVHDLLQGAWDGDHLTEDFLAAVAAATYLVDSPLFYLQEYTYGHPGRATGWAADRLYADEPAFAAGARPFHFYGEVFFPWMFRQFAALAPFAEVADELARYTGWTSLYDLDQLGRNTVPVYAVAAADDLYFPGTQQVRTARRIGSCWLMLSSDYSHEGLMNDREGVSRLLAFGSAR; from the coding sequence ATGAGTGAGCGGACCGGGCGGGACACCACGGCGGACGTGACCGCCCGGCTGCGGGCACACCTCGGGGCCGCCCTGCCGCCCGAGGCGGTCCCGACGCGGTTCGTGTTCGTCGACACGCTTCCGGTGCTGCCCAACGGGAAGACGGACCGGGCCGCGCTCGAACGGCTGGCCGCCGAGACGGCATCCGCGCCGTCGTCCCCGGAGACCGGGGCGGCGCCCGGCGGCGAACCGGCCGGCGACGAACCGCCCGGCGGCGAACCGGTCGGCGACCTCGACTTCCTGCTGCGGCTGTTCACGGCGGAGCTGGCCCGGGCCGACCTCGATCCCGACGAGGACCTCACCCACCTGGGGGTGACGTCGCTGCTCCTGACGACGGCCTGCGCGGCGTGGACGGACCGCACGGGCAGGCGTGTCGACGGCCACCGGCTGCGCCGGAACCCCACGGTCCGCAACATCCTGGCCTTCTCCGCGCCGACCGGTGCGGACCGGGAGCACGACGAGGTCGTGGTCGAGGACCACCGCTTCGAGGTCCCGGTCGACCACGACGACCCGGCCGGCCCGTCGATCGAGCTGTTCGCCAGGACGGTGGTGCGCCGCGCCGCGGTGGACCGTGACCTGCCGTACCTGCTCTTCCTCCAGGGCGGCCCCGGCGGACAGTGCCCCGATCCGCGCACCAGGATCCCCGCCTGGCTGGACGCCGCCCTGGACCGGTACCGGGTGGTGCTGCTGGACCAGCGCGGCGGCGGCCGCAGCTCGCCGGTGACCGCCGCCACCATCGCGGGCATGACGCCGGCCGAGGCGCTGGAGCGGCTCCGGTGCTACCGCGCGGACGCCGTCGTCCGGGACGCGGAGTTCCTGCGCGAGCGGGTGCTGCGGGTCCCGGCCTGGACGCTGTTCGGGGAGAGCTACGGCGGCTCCATCGCCCTGACCTACCTCTCCCACTCCCCGGAGTGCGTCGACCGGGTGTTCATCTCCAGCGGGCTCCTGGGCCCGGTCAGCACGGCCGAGGACCTGCTGCGAGACACCTTGGTGATGAGCAGGAGGAAGAACGCCGAGTACTACCGGCGGTATCCCGGGGACGCGGGGCTCGTCGACCGGATCGTCGACCACCTCGGCGACCACGAGGTGCTGCTGCCGACGGGAGAGCGGCTGTCGCCCGAGCGGTTCCGGTTCCTCGGTCTGAAGTTCGGCTTCGCCGGCGGGATGGCCGCGGTCCACGACCTCCTCCAGGGCGCCTGGGACGGCGACCACCTCACCGAGGACTTCCTGGCCGCGGTGGCGGCGGCGACGTACCTGGTCGACTCCCCGCTCTTCTACCTGCAGGAGTACACCTACGGGCACCCCGGACGCGCCACCGGGTGGGCCGCCGACCGGCTCTACGCGGACGAGCCGGCGTTCGCCGCCGGGGCCCGCCCGTTCCACTTCTACGGCGAAGTGTTCTTCCCGTGGATGTTCCGTCAGTTCGCCGCACTGGCGCCGTTCGCCGAGGTGGCCGACGAACTCGCCCGGTACACCGGATGGACCAGCCTCTACGACCTCGACCAGTTGGGGAGGAACACCGTGCCCGTCTACGCCGTGGCAGCCGCGGACGACCTGTACTTCCCGGGGACGCAACAGGTCCGCACCGCGCGGCGGATCGGCTCCTGCTGGCTGATGCTCTCCTCGGACTACAGCCACGAGGGGCTGATGAACGACCGCGAAGGCGTGTCCCGGCTGCTCGCGTTCGGATCGGCACGGTGA
- a CDS encoding AfsR/SARP family transcriptional regulator, producing MPTTATTRRPSATVLGHEEREVLHAVGCGLRDDEIAAALAVSEAAVAGRIARILGKLGLRDRAAAIVHAFDCGLVAPGRGPRPPVAGPVPRSSTGRTAGAKVQISVLGPLRARYDGRSLDLGHLRQQAVLAALALRGGRTVSQQELLDGVWGSEPPFSNVVPVHVYRLRKTLRGGGGPDAVIEHDRCGYRLAPGAAEVDLARMEGLVTEAGTAHRAGDPAEAVRLCSQALDLFRGELLAGLPGPLAELERLRLTERRIAVAQRKLEWQLRLGRHCEAIAELFALSAEHPLNELVAAMLMRALYGSGRQADALAVFDRARRRLAGDLGVPPSRMLRRTFQMVLRGDEAGLGLTGR from the coding sequence ATGCCGACCACCGCCACCACCCGCCGGCCGAGCGCCACCGTCCTCGGGCACGAGGAGCGCGAGGTACTCCACGCGGTCGGCTGCGGCCTGCGGGACGACGAGATCGCCGCCGCCCTGGCCGTCTCCGAGGCAGCCGTGGCCGGGCGCATCGCGCGGATCCTCGGGAAGCTCGGCCTGCGCGACCGGGCCGCCGCCATCGTCCACGCCTTCGACTGCGGACTGGTCGCCCCGGGCCGCGGCCCCCGCCCGCCGGTGGCGGGCCCGGTGCCGCGGAGCTCCACAGGCCGGACGGCCGGAGCGAAGGTGCAGATCTCCGTGCTCGGGCCGCTGCGGGCCCGGTACGACGGGCGGTCCCTGGACCTGGGGCACCTGCGCCAGCAGGCCGTCCTGGCGGCGCTGGCGCTGCGCGGCGGGCGGACGGTCAGTCAGCAGGAGCTGCTCGACGGCGTGTGGGGGTCGGAGCCGCCGTTCTCGAACGTGGTGCCGGTCCACGTCTACCGGTTGCGCAAGACCCTGCGCGGCGGGGGCGGCCCGGACGCGGTGATCGAGCACGACCGGTGCGGCTACCGCCTCGCCCCCGGCGCCGCCGAGGTGGACCTGGCGCGGATGGAGGGCCTGGTCACCGAGGCCGGGACGGCCCATCGGGCGGGTGACCCGGCCGAGGCGGTCCGGCTCTGCTCCCAGGCGCTGGACCTGTTCCGCGGGGAGCTGCTGGCCGGCCTGCCGGGCCCGCTCGCCGAACTGGAGCGGCTGCGCCTCACCGAGCGCAGGATCGCCGTCGCACAGCGGAAGTTGGAGTGGCAGCTGCGGCTGGGCCGGCACTGCGAGGCGATCGCCGAGCTGTTCGCGCTGTCCGCGGAGCACCCCCTCAACGAGCTGGTGGCCGCGATGCTGATGCGCGCGCTGTACGGGAGCGGCCGGCAGGCCGACGCCCTGGCCGTGTTCGACCGCGCCCGCCGCCGGCTGGCCGGCGACCTGGGGGTGCCGCCGAGCCGGATGCTGCGCCGGACGTTCCAGATGGTCCTGCGCGGGGACGAGGCCGGTCTCGGCCTCACCGGGCGCTGA
- a CDS encoding LLM class flavin-dependent oxidoreductase has product MSIHLNLFMLLPGHHDSAWLHPGCDSARVTDIHYYLELARLAERGLLDSVFIADALWHKPRSNYCGGLEPLTVLSGLALGTEHIGLIATASTSYYEPFHLARMFSSLDHISGGRVGWNIVVSNSVNEARNFNRPAMLPHQQRYDRADEFLAVAHRLWESWDEDAVVRDRANGHYTDPDRIHRIDHQGEYFAVRGPLNIQRSPQSRPFLVQAGASEAGRSFAARHADAVFTVQENVRDGARFRTEMRRRAAANGRTVKVLPGLIPIVGATQAEADEKKRELTGLQAVDYALEHISMMLNVDITDCAVDAPFPVERLPPADSIQGNRTTYELITGMARRLGTTVGDIIAHQGFGRGHLVVAGTPERIADVIGTWVGEGAADGFNLMPAVFPAGLADFVDEVVPLLQERGLFRTKYDETLLRRRYE; this is encoded by the coding sequence TTGAGTATTCACCTCAACCTGTTCATGCTGCTGCCCGGGCACCATGACTCCGCGTGGCTGCATCCCGGGTGCGACTCGGCCCGTGTCACCGACATCCACTACTACCTCGAACTCGCCCGACTCGCGGAACGAGGGCTGCTGGACTCCGTGTTCATCGCCGACGCGCTCTGGCACAAGCCGCGCAGCAACTACTGCGGCGGGCTCGAACCGCTCACCGTGTTGAGCGGCCTCGCCCTGGGCACCGAGCACATCGGACTGATCGCGACCGCGTCGACCTCGTACTACGAGCCGTTCCACCTCGCCCGGATGTTCTCCTCGCTCGACCACATCTCGGGCGGCCGCGTCGGCTGGAACATCGTCGTGTCCAACAGCGTCAACGAGGCCAGGAACTTCAACCGGCCGGCGATGCTCCCGCACCAGCAACGGTACGACCGCGCCGACGAGTTCCTGGCCGTCGCCCACCGGCTCTGGGAGTCGTGGGACGAGGACGCCGTGGTCCGCGACCGCGCCAACGGGCACTACACCGACCCGGACCGGATCCACCGGATCGACCACCAGGGGGAGTACTTCGCCGTCCGCGGGCCGCTCAACATCCAGCGCAGCCCCCAGTCCCGCCCGTTCCTGGTCCAGGCCGGCGCGTCGGAGGCGGGCAGGTCGTTCGCCGCCCGGCACGCCGACGCGGTGTTCACCGTGCAGGAGAACGTCCGCGACGGCGCGCGGTTCCGCACCGAGATGCGCCGCCGCGCCGCCGCGAACGGGCGAACGGTGAAGGTGCTGCCGGGGCTGATCCCGATCGTCGGTGCCACGCAGGCCGAGGCGGACGAGAAGAAGCGCGAACTCACCGGCCTGCAGGCCGTCGACTACGCCCTGGAACACATCTCGATGATGCTGAACGTGGACATCACCGACTGCGCCGTCGACGCGCCCTTCCCCGTGGAGCGCCTCCCCCCGGCCGACAGCATCCAGGGCAACCGCACCACCTACGAGCTGATCACCGGGATGGCCCGGCGGCTGGGCACCACCGTCGGCGACATCATCGCGCACCAGGGTTTCGGGCGAGGCCACCTGGTGGTCGCGGGCACCCCGGAGCGGATCGCGGACGTCATCGGGACCTGGGTCGGGGAGGGCGCGGCGGACGGGTTCAACCTCATGCCCGCGGTGTTCCCGGCCGGCCTCGCCGACTTCGTGGACGAGGTGGTGCCGTTGCTGCAGGAACGCGGGCTGTTCCGCACCAAGTACGACGAGACCCTGCTGCGACGCCGCTATGAGTGA
- a CDS encoding ATP-grasp domain-containing protein, translated as MNVVLLGAEQEAIEELARLGHTVTVLYVAHDRVVMEACQGLITHRAFLPSFDRPELAWAALIHLGVADQVDVVVSGHEFAVTTAAILNDILGCRKPMDARVALAGRDKPLQKTLWQRHGVPTARFVVFPERPTSVAGFRDALGDLAPPYIVKPTADGGAHLVFRAETAEELFDRLTATPELDAFMVEEWQSGDEWHFDGVVVDGRIETFMVSRDVNPCIEAKNGNPFRSIALPPKAYPELYEEARAFAERCRSALGGRNTVFHLEVFGGPGRFVAGELAWRPAGGLVSISAQHTVGVSLWAAHALVHIDAPVPAPAFEPTGVMGFVCLPVKSGFRNGVTQEDLESLPGVRHVRMKAPVGEVMKELKTTSIAVAWALVEGDDVDHCAKRMDEAIRLVTELHEAKSLP; from the coding sequence GTGAACGTCGTTCTTCTAGGTGCGGAACAAGAAGCGATCGAGGAGCTGGCCCGCCTCGGCCACACCGTCACGGTGTTGTACGTGGCGCACGACCGCGTGGTGATGGAGGCCTGCCAGGGCCTGATCACGCACCGCGCGTTCCTCCCCTCCTTCGACCGGCCGGAACTCGCCTGGGCCGCCCTGATCCACCTCGGTGTCGCCGACCAGGTCGACGTCGTCGTCTCGGGGCACGAGTTCGCGGTGACCACCGCCGCCATCCTCAACGACATCCTCGGGTGCCGGAAGCCGATGGACGCCCGGGTGGCGCTCGCCGGTCGCGACAAGCCGCTGCAGAAGACCCTCTGGCAGCGGCACGGCGTACCGACGGCGCGGTTCGTGGTGTTCCCCGAGCGGCCGACCTCGGTCGCCGGGTTCCGCGACGCGCTCGGGGACCTCGCTCCCCCCTACATCGTCAAGCCGACGGCCGACGGCGGCGCCCATCTCGTCTTCCGGGCGGAAACCGCCGAGGAGTTGTTCGACCGGCTGACCGCCACGCCGGAACTCGACGCCTTCATGGTGGAGGAGTGGCAGTCGGGGGACGAGTGGCACTTCGACGGCGTCGTCGTCGACGGCCGGATCGAGACCTTCATGGTGTCGCGCGACGTGAACCCGTGCATCGAGGCGAAGAACGGGAACCCGTTCCGTTCGATCGCGCTCCCGCCCAAGGCGTACCCGGAACTCTACGAGGAGGCCCGTGCCTTCGCCGAACGCTGCCGGTCGGCGCTCGGCGGCCGCAACACCGTCTTCCACCTCGAAGTGTTCGGTGGCCCGGGCCGGTTCGTCGCCGGTGAGCTCGCCTGGCGCCCGGCCGGCGGCCTGGTCAGCATCAGCGCACAGCACACCGTCGGGGTCAGCCTCTGGGCGGCACACGCCCTCGTCCACATCGACGCGCCCGTGCCGGCGCCCGCCTTCGAACCCACCGGCGTCATGGGCTTCGTGTGCCTGCCGGTCAAGTCCGGTTTCCGCAACGGTGTGACGCAGGAGGACCTGGAGAGCCTGCCCGGGGTGCGTCACGTCCGGATGAAGGCGCCCGTGGGCGAGGTCATGAAGGAGCTCAAGACCACTTCCATCGCCGTCGCCTGGGCCCTCGTCGAGGGGGACGACGTCGATCACTGCGCGAAGCGCATGGACGAGGCCATCCGGCTGGTCACCGAGCTGCACGAGGCGAAGAGCCTGCCGTAG
- a CDS encoding serine/threonine-protein kinase, which yields MVRDQAFGRDDGELLPPGHRVGDWTVTGVIGEGGWATVYAARRAGDPVGPPGSDDIDTDADTDADTDADADADADDTVALKVLPVAGLAPRQARQVAEAARREAELARTAPHPRLIRLLDTLTLAAPGHPALDGAIVLVMERARGTLRDLLATGVDEARGAGIVASVCEGLAHLHRSGWVHMDLKPENVLIGRDGEVRLSDFGLAIELTGTHGHSAPMGTPDYLPPERWKEPLGEHGVKIRTTADIWALGVVIHEVFAAGVPPFPGATPTTRSAAAQQYAEGRAPLRLSPAVPPFWRALATDCLAPTHAARTPHTAESLLARVRAHRSGRRPRRPRPRTALLALATCATAAVTAAALWPHPRPAAHPSQIRVFNAERGCQDRTDRDPQCSLGLAVDPRHPYTAENVVPTRVWHDDVLDVDCQLSTGLPVIDEEDRTSTLWYRIRLPGPTTGWLPAVRTRDRPVLLPCP from the coding sequence GTGGTGCGCGACCAGGCCTTCGGCAGAGACGACGGGGAACTGCTGCCGCCCGGCCACCGGGTCGGCGACTGGACCGTCACCGGAGTCATCGGCGAGGGCGGCTGGGCGACCGTCTACGCCGCCCGCCGCGCCGGGGACCCGGTCGGACCGCCCGGCTCCGACGACATCGACACCGACGCCGACACCGACGCCGACACCGACGCTGACGCTGACGCTGACGCTGACGACACGGTCGCCCTCAAGGTGCTGCCGGTCGCCGGGCTCGCCCCCCGCCAGGCCCGCCAGGTCGCCGAAGCCGCCCGCCGGGAGGCCGAGTTGGCCCGGACCGCCCCGCACCCCCGGCTGATCCGGCTGCTCGACACCCTCACCCTGGCCGCCCCCGGCCACCCGGCGCTCGACGGCGCGATCGTCCTGGTCATGGAACGCGCCCGGGGCACCCTGCGCGACCTGCTCGCCACCGGCGTCGACGAGGCCCGGGGCGCCGGGATCGTCGCCAGCGTCTGCGAGGGCCTGGCCCATCTGCACCGCTCCGGCTGGGTCCACATGGACCTCAAGCCCGAGAACGTCCTGATCGGCCGGGACGGCGAGGTCCGCCTCTCCGACTTCGGCCTCGCCATCGAACTCACCGGCACCCACGGCCACTCGGCCCCCATGGGCACCCCCGACTACCTCCCGCCGGAACGCTGGAAGGAACCGCTCGGCGAACACGGCGTCAAGATCCGCACCACGGCGGACATCTGGGCGCTCGGCGTGGTGATCCACGAGGTGTTCGCCGCCGGGGTCCCGCCCTTCCCCGGCGCGACGCCGACCACCCGCAGCGCCGCCGCCCAGCAGTACGCCGAGGGCCGCGCCCCGCTGCGCCTGTCCCCCGCCGTCCCGCCGTTCTGGCGCGCCCTCGCTACCGACTGCCTCGCCCCCACCCACGCCGCCCGTACCCCGCACACCGCCGAGAGCCTGCTCGCCCGCGTCCGCGCCCACCGGTCCGGCCGCCGTCCGCGCCGCCCACGACCGCGCACCGCCCTGCTCGCCCTCGCCACCTGCGCCACGGCCGCCGTCACCGCCGCCGCCCTCTGGCCGCACCCGCGGCCGGCCGCGCACCCGTCCCAGATCCGGGTCTTCAACGCCGAACGCGGCTGCCAGGACCGCACCGACCGCGACCCCCAGTGCAGCCTGGGCCTGGCCGTCGACCCCCGGCACCCCTACACCGCCGAGAACGTCGTCCCCACCCGTGTCTGGCACGACGACGTCCTCGACGTCGACTGCCAGCTCTCCACCGGGCTCCCCGTCATCGACGAGGAGGACCGCACCTCCACGCTCTGGTACCGCATCCGCCTCCCCGGACCCACCACCGGCTGGCTCCCGGCCGTCCGCACCAGGGACCGCCCCGTGCTCCTCCCCTGCCCCTGA
- a CDS encoding peptidoglycan DD-metalloendopeptidase family protein → MLPSLSRRTARLALAAVALLLPVAVPAAPAEAAGFTASCPASGYISQGYTEEHNGIDIANDYGTPIYAVGDGRVLVSGPAQGYGQWIRVLHPDGTITEYGHMREREVATGDQVTAGQLIARMGSEGTSSGPHLHLRVWADANATVRTDPVPYLADRGIAMPCTPGTGPGPAPLVYPAQSGRVVSARSADGRLEVFAAGANGVSHAWQTAVSGAWSEWETLGGPGGAELAIAPNADGRLEMFAINGTTFQHRYQLQPSGNWSNWEEFGGGGHDIAVGPNQDGRLEVFASGPVGVFHRYQNAPNSGWSGWEPTGGGPADSQLALGKAPDGRLEAFALNGTTFQHQWQTAVNGTWSSWDTFGDGGHDLTVDHNQDGRLEVFASGPVGVFHRYQTDPTTWSGWEPTGGPADAQLTSQPTADGRVEVFAINGTTAQHTWQSGLNARYTAWDSFGGAGTEIVATANADGRIEVFGTSAAGVHHRWQTGFATWSEWTWLNTTPGPAVT, encoded by the coding sequence GTGCTCCCCTCCCTCTCCCGCCGCACCGCGCGCCTGGCCCTGGCCGCGGTCGCCCTGCTGCTGCCGGTCGCGGTACCGGCCGCCCCCGCCGAGGCCGCCGGGTTCACGGCGTCCTGCCCGGCCTCCGGGTACATCTCCCAGGGCTACACCGAGGAGCACAACGGCATCGACATCGCCAACGACTACGGCACCCCGATCTACGCGGTCGGCGACGGCCGGGTGCTGGTCTCCGGCCCGGCGCAGGGCTACGGCCAGTGGATCCGCGTCCTGCACCCGGACGGGACGATCACCGAGTACGGCCACATGCGGGAGCGGGAGGTGGCCACCGGTGACCAGGTGACGGCCGGGCAACTGATCGCGCGGATGGGCAGCGAGGGCACCTCCAGCGGCCCGCACCTGCACCTGCGGGTCTGGGCCGACGCGAACGCGACCGTGCGCACCGACCCGGTCCCCTACCTTGCGGATCGCGGCATCGCCATGCCCTGCACCCCGGGCACCGGCCCCGGTCCGGCGCCGTTGGTGTACCCGGCGCAGTCCGGCCGGGTGGTGTCCGCGCGTTCGGCGGACGGCCGGCTGGAGGTCTTCGCCGCCGGCGCGAACGGGGTCTCGCACGCCTGGCAGACCGCGGTCAGCGGCGCCTGGTCGGAATGGGAGACCCTCGGCGGACCGGGCGGCGCCGAACTGGCCATCGCCCCCAACGCGGACGGCCGCCTGGAGATGTTCGCCATCAACGGCACCACCTTCCAGCACCGCTACCAACTCCAGCCCTCCGGCAACTGGTCGAACTGGGAGGAGTTCGGCGGCGGCGGCCACGACATCGCCGTCGGCCCCAACCAGGACGGCCGACTCGAAGTCTTCGCCTCCGGCCCCGTCGGCGTCTTCCACCGCTACCAGAACGCACCCAACAGCGGCTGGTCCGGCTGGGAACCCACCGGCGGCGGCCCGGCCGACAGCCAACTCGCCCTCGGCAAAGCCCCCGACGGCCGCCTCGAAGCCTTCGCCCTCAACGGCACCACCTTCCAACACCAATGGCAGACCGCCGTCAACGGCACCTGGTCCAGCTGGGACACCTTCGGCGACGGCGGCCACGACCTCACCGTCGACCACAACCAGGACGGCCGACTCGAAGTCTTCGCCTCCGGCCCCGTCGGCGTCTTCCACCGCTACCAGACCGACCCCACCACCTGGTCCGGCTGGGAACCCACCGGCGGACCCGCCGACGCACAACTCACCAGCCAGCCCACCGCGGACGGCCGCGTCGAGGTGTTCGCCATCAACGGCACCACCGCGCAGCACACCTGGCAGTCCGGCCTGAACGCCCGGTACACCGCGTGGGACAGCTTCGGCGGCGCCGGCACCGAGATCGTCGCGACCGCCAACGCCGACGGCCGCATCGAGGTCTTCGGCACCAGCGCCGCCGGCGTCCACCACCGCTGGCAGACCGGCTTCGCCACCTGGTCCGAATGGACCTGGCTGAACACCACCCCCGGCCCCGCCGTCACCTGA